A stretch of Alkalibacter saccharofermentans DSM 14828 DNA encodes these proteins:
- a CDS encoding [formate-C-acetyltransferase]-activating enzyme: MKKPLIFNIQRYSIHDGGGIRTMIFFKGCPLRCPWCSNPESQETGVEIIRKNSLCIQCIAKDAYTCPAKPEDCPTGALEYVGKSMSIEDLLEEVKKDMVFYDTSGGGVTLSGGEVLLHGEFASELLKEIKALGIHTAIETTGHGSWELLDRMTDYTDLVLFDFKIMDNDKFARIIKGDLDLVLQNFSKLMEKNVKVIPRVPLIPGYTMDEENIEKMIGILKKHPKLEEVHLLPFHQFGSSKYKGIGKEYTMEDVSPPEDDVVEKIKIDFEKAGYTVYIGGR, encoded by the coding sequence ATGAAGAAGCCTTTGATATTCAACATACAACGCTACAGCATCCATGACGGGGGCGGAATAAGGACTATGATATTTTTCAAGGGGTGCCCTTTACGGTGCCCCTGGTGCTCAAATCCAGAGTCTCAGGAAACCGGGGTGGAGATTATAAGGAAAAATAGCCTTTGCATACAGTGCATAGCTAAAGATGCCTACACCTGCCCGGCTAAGCCTGAGGATTGTCCAACAGGTGCCTTGGAGTATGTAGGCAAGTCAATGAGCATTGAAGATTTACTGGAAGAAGTCAAAAAGGACATGGTGTTCTACGATACAAGCGGTGGGGGAGTGACGTTGTCCGGAGGGGAAGTGCTCTTGCACGGTGAATTTGCTTCAGAGCTTCTTAAGGAAATCAAAGCCCTGGGAATCCACACTGCAATTGAAACCACAGGGCATGGAAGCTGGGAGCTTCTTGATAGGATGACCGACTATACGGATTTGGTTCTGTTTGACTTTAAGATAATGGACAACGACAAGTTTGCCCGCATAATAAAAGGAGATCTTGACCTGGTGCTTCAGAATTTTAGCAAGCTGATGGAAAAGAACGTTAAGGTAATTCCACGAGTTCCGTTGATACCCGGTTATACAATGGATGAGGAAAACATAGAAAAAATGATAGGCATACTGAAGAAGCATCCCAAGTTAGAGGAAGTTCACCTTTTGCCTTTTCATCAATTTGGAAGCTCGAAGTACAAGGGTATAGGCAAGGAATATACAATGGAAGATGTCAGCCCTCCTGAGGATGATGTGGTTGAAAAAATAAAAATAGACTTTGAAAAAGCCGGATATACGGTTTATATAGGCGGAAGATAA
- a CDS encoding MATE family efflux transporter translates to MDNATQLGEAKVSKLLIKFSVPAIIGMLVNAIYNLVDRIYIGNGVGSLGIGATTVGFPVMLIAMAFSMLIGFGANSIISIRLGEQKKEAAEKVLGNAFVLFIGVALSITVLGLAFLEPMLRFFGASEAIMPYAKDYMTIILAGNIFQSLSFGMNNFIRAEGNPQIAMKTMLIGAGINIVLDPIFIFTFGWGMKGAAFATVLSQAVSMVWVLYYFFGGKSLLKIHKSNMRLEMKTIKLIATLGFAPFAMQIASSLQNMVLNQSLLEYGGDVAISGMGITISVITLILMPMFGINQGVQPIIGYNYGARKYDRVKEALKLGIMAAVGIATFGFVATRLFPEQLVSIFNRSDAELIAIGKLQMKISLSMLPLIGFQVVGSNYFQAVGKPKHASFLSLSRQFFFLIPALLIIPRFFGLKGVYASMPLADLLASMVTAVFLIREMRHLDTSHAQGLTNRKEKRADDIKIDENIIKESA, encoded by the coding sequence ATGGACAATGCTACACAATTGGGGGAAGCTAAAGTATCGAAGCTTCTCATTAAATTTTCAGTGCCTGCAATAATAGGAATGCTCGTAAATGCCATTTACAATTTAGTAGATAGAATATACATCGGAAACGGGGTAGGATCTTTAGGAATAGGTGCTACTACGGTAGGATTTCCGGTGATGCTCATAGCGATGGCTTTTTCGATGTTGATAGGCTTTGGTGCGAATTCAATCATATCGATACGATTAGGTGAGCAAAAGAAAGAAGCAGCAGAGAAGGTTCTCGGAAATGCCTTCGTGCTTTTTATAGGAGTTGCCTTGTCGATTACAGTTTTGGGGCTTGCATTTTTGGAGCCAATGCTTAGATTTTTCGGAGCAAGCGAGGCAATAATGCCCTACGCAAAAGACTATATGACGATTATACTTGCAGGGAACATATTCCAGTCTTTAAGCTTTGGGATGAACAACTTCATAAGAGCAGAGGGGAATCCGCAGATTGCAATGAAGACAATGCTCATAGGAGCAGGGATAAATATCGTATTGGATCCTATATTTATTTTCACCTTTGGTTGGGGAATGAAAGGGGCGGCGTTTGCCACTGTTTTATCCCAGGCGGTTTCAATGGTATGGGTGCTTTACTACTTTTTCGGCGGAAAAAGCTTATTGAAGATTCACAAAAGCAACATGCGCCTAGAAATGAAGACAATTAAATTAATAGCAACCCTGGGATTCGCTCCCTTTGCGATGCAGATTGCCAGCAGTCTCCAGAATATGGTGCTAAACCAAAGCCTCCTCGAGTACGGTGGCGATGTGGCCATATCCGGCATGGGGATAACGATCAGCGTCATCACCTTGATACTTATGCCAATGTTTGGCATAAATCAGGGCGTACAGCCAATTATAGGCTATAATTACGGCGCCAGAAAATACGACAGAGTCAAGGAAGCCCTCAAGCTAGGGATAATGGCGGCTGTTGGGATAGCGACTTTTGGTTTTGTGGCGACTAGGCTTTTTCCGGAACAGCTCGTTTCTATATTTAACAGGTCGGATGCGGAGCTTATCGCAATCGGAAAGCTGCAGATGAAAATCAGCCTTTCCATGCTGCCATTGATTGGATTCCAGGTAGTTGGATCAAATTATTTCCAGGCGGTAGGAAAGCCTAAGCACGCTTCGTTTTTAAGCTTGTCCCGGCAGTTCTTCTTTTTGATTCCCGCTTTATTGATAATACCCAGATTTTTCGGACTTAAAGGAGTGTATGCATCCATGCCCCTGGCAGATCTTTTAGCCTCCATGGTAACGGCAGTATTTTTGATCAGAGAGATGCGGCATTTGGACACCAGTCATGCTCAAGGGTTGACCAACAGGAAAGAAAAAAGGGCTGATGATATTAAGATCGATGAAAATATAATAAAAGAATCAGCGTAA
- a CDS encoding DeoR/GlpR family DNA-binding transcription regulator: MFAQERLDKIYQRICQDGKVFVKKLSEEYKISEDAIRKDLKVLEKQGVIQRTYGGAILKKQLVSFSTVNDRKDPAVRPVKKIIAQKAFDALKKKETIILDISTTNMVLAELIRDSGLELTVISNSVDILYILSKSKSVTLISPGGMFFPDAGGFVGSETIDSIKKYNVQKVFIGSCGIDLETGSLTTFNVEDGNTKRAFINAAREVFLVMENKKFFHEGIYKFAELSQIDTVITEDLPSKTIQNRLKKSKIKIL; this comes from the coding sequence ATGTTTGCCCAGGAAAGGCTCGACAAGATATATCAAAGAATCTGCCAGGACGGCAAGGTTTTTGTAAAAAAGCTTAGTGAAGAATATAAGATTTCAGAAGACGCCATCAGAAAAGACCTTAAAGTATTGGAAAAGCAAGGAGTAATACAAAGGACCTACGGAGGAGCCATATTGAAGAAACAGCTTGTTTCTTTTTCTACAGTTAACGACAGGAAGGACCCTGCTGTGAGACCTGTAAAAAAAATCATCGCTCAAAAAGCTTTTGATGCTTTAAAGAAAAAAGAGACAATAATTTTGGACATCTCCACCACCAACATGGTTCTCGCCGAGCTTATCCGAGACTCCGGACTGGAACTAACGGTTATATCAAATTCAGTGGATATTTTATACATTTTATCTAAAAGCAAGTCGGTGACTCTAATCAGCCCCGGAGGCATGTTCTTTCCGGACGCCGGAGGGTTTGTCGGCAGCGAGACCATCGACTCCATAAAAAAGTACAACGTCCAGAAGGTTTTTATAGGAAGCTGCGGCATCGATCTTGAGACCGGAAGCCTAACAACCTTCAATGTGGAGGACGGCAACACCAAGCGGGCATTCATAAACGCTGCCAGGGAGGTTTTTCTCGTTATGGAAAACAAAAAGTTCTTTCACGAAGGGATTTACAAGTTTGCCGAACTATCTCAAATTGATACAGTCATAACGGAAGACTTGCCATCAAAGACCATTCAGAACCGATTGAAAAAATCTAAAATAAAAATTTTATAG
- a CDS encoding formate C-acetyltransferase — protein MSQASERIEALKDRLFESKRELSLERARLYTDSYITTEGMPPVMRRAMATAHILENVEIQINEGELIVGDRTVKSRSGIASPEMSPYWIRDELETMAERPQDQFLVSDEDKKYFNEVLYPYWEKNSLKDYVDSKMTDIVKASIKDGIVKINQTDKGQGHIIPTFEKVLGQGLGSMIEEVEGYSTKYQDNDFYKAALITLKATQKFILRYAELARKMAEKEPDDKRKDELIRIAEISEMVSTEKPVELYDALQLFWYVNLALQFESNASSISPGRFDQYMYRFYKKSLDECEDKEFLKELLRCLWLKMNDVVLLRSEDSAKYFAGFPTGYTIILGGVDINGRDATNELSYVILDTYGDIKLPQPNLGVRIHEKSPIEFLNKTAETIRLGTGIPQVFNDEVIIPGYLNRGVSLPDARDYSVVGCVELSIPGKTYGLHDIALFNLLKVLEVTLERNHEKISSFDDLMQGIKNTIDEYVDYMVEGSNITDEAHGAFAPTPLLSCFIEKCVENGRDVSWGGAIYNFSGVQGIGIANLSDSLYIVKKYVFDDKEISLGDLVELLRDNYENNEVLRQKFINRYEKYGNDVDEVDYLGSEVLTYYCKQVEKFKNPRGGIFQPGSYTVSAHIPLGEAVGATADGRLSKEQLADGGLSPMVGRDKHGPTSVLKSVSKLDNYLTTNGSLLNVKFSPSVMKGTEGIRNFVAYLRSFMRLKIQHIQFNVVSADTLRAAQEDPAKYRNLVIRVAGYSAIFVELNKSIQDDIIKRTEHGF, from the coding sequence ATGTCTCAAGCCAGCGAAAGAATAGAAGCATTAAAAGACCGACTTTTCGAAAGCAAAAGAGAGCTGTCCCTTGAAAGGGCCAGGCTTTATACAGACAGCTATATAACTACCGAAGGGATGCCCCCGGTAATGAGAAGGGCTATGGCTACAGCCCATATACTGGAGAATGTAGAGATACAGATCAACGAAGGAGAGCTCATAGTAGGAGACAGAACTGTCAAGTCTAGATCCGGCATTGCATCTCCGGAGATGAGCCCGTATTGGATTCGTGACGAGCTGGAAACTATGGCTGAAAGACCCCAGGATCAGTTCTTGGTATCAGATGAAGACAAGAAATATTTCAATGAAGTGCTGTACCCTTATTGGGAAAAGAATTCATTGAAGGATTACGTTGACTCAAAGATGACGGATATAGTAAAAGCCAGCATCAAGGATGGAATCGTTAAGATAAACCAGACCGACAAGGGGCAGGGACATATAATTCCAACATTTGAAAAGGTATTAGGACAAGGCTTGGGGTCAATGATAGAAGAAGTCGAAGGATACTCAACCAAGTACCAGGATAATGATTTTTACAAGGCAGCTTTGATTACCCTTAAGGCTACGCAAAAATTTATATTGAGATATGCAGAGCTTGCCAGAAAAATGGCTGAAAAAGAGCCGGATGACAAGCGTAAAGACGAGCTGATAAGAATAGCTGAGATTTCAGAGATGGTATCAACGGAAAAACCCGTTGAGCTTTACGACGCGCTGCAGCTGTTTTGGTATGTGAACCTTGCTTTGCAGTTTGAGTCAAATGCAAGCTCGATCTCGCCGGGAAGATTCGACCAATACATGTACAGATTTTATAAGAAGTCACTGGATGAGTGCGAAGACAAGGAATTTTTAAAGGAGCTTTTGAGATGTCTATGGCTTAAAATGAATGACGTGGTTTTATTAAGAAGCGAAGACAGCGCCAAATATTTTGCAGGTTTTCCCACAGGTTATACAATAATTTTGGGGGGAGTGGACATAAACGGCAGGGACGCCACAAACGAGCTTTCCTACGTAATATTGGACACTTACGGCGACATAAAGCTTCCACAGCCTAACCTTGGAGTCCGGATTCATGAAAAATCCCCTATAGAATTTCTAAATAAAACGGCAGAAACCATCAGGCTTGGGACAGGAATACCCCAGGTGTTCAACGACGAGGTAATAATACCTGGGTACTTAAACAGGGGAGTATCTTTGCCTGACGCCAGAGATTATTCGGTGGTAGGGTGTGTTGAGCTTAGCATACCCGGAAAGACCTACGGGCTTCACGACATCGCGCTTTTCAACCTGCTTAAGGTGCTGGAGGTTACGCTGGAGAGAAATCACGAAAAAATAAGCTCATTTGATGATTTGATGCAGGGAATAAAAAACACCATCGACGAATATGTAGACTACATGGTGGAAGGTTCTAATATAACTGACGAAGCCCATGGAGCATTTGCCCCGACACCTCTTTTGTCTTGCTTCATAGAAAAATGCGTTGAAAACGGAAGGGACGTTTCCTGGGGTGGAGCAATATATAACTTCTCGGGTGTTCAGGGAATAGGAATTGCAAACTTGAGCGATTCTTTATATATCGTCAAGAAATACGTCTTTGACGACAAGGAAATAAGCCTGGGAGATTTAGTGGAGCTTTTAAGAGACAATTACGAAAACAATGAAGTATTGAGGCAGAAGTTCATAAACAGATACGAAAAATACGGAAATGACGTTGACGAAGTGGATTACCTGGGTTCGGAAGTTCTGACGTATTACTGCAAGCAGGTGGAAAAATTCAAAAACCCACGGGGTGGAATATTCCAGCCGGGATCGTACACAGTATCAGCCCACATACCTTTGGGAGAAGCTGTTGGAGCCACTGCGGATGGAAGGCTTTCCAAGGAACAGCTGGCAGACGGAGGCCTGTCCCCTATGGTTGGAAGGGACAAGCACGGCCCTACCTCGGTTCTTAAGAGCGTGAGCAAGCTTGACAACTACCTGACTACAAACGGAAGCTTGCTGAACGTGAAGTTTTCACCGTCGGTGATGAAGGGTACAGAGGGAATACGGAATTTCGTGGCATATTTAAGATCCTTCATGAGACTTAAGATACAGCATATCCAGTTCAATGTTGTATCCGCGGATACCTTGAGAGCTGCCCAGGAAGATCCGGCGAAATACAGGAACCTGGTCATCAGGGTCGCAGGCTACAGCGCGATATTCGTAGAGCTAAACAAATCCATCCAGGACGATATAATAAAAAGAACAGAACACGGTTTTTAA
- a CDS encoding Gfo/Idh/MocA family protein — MQKINLGIVGYGGIAKIHAIGLYAMKTMFEDMEYSPELYAAVSSKKDLGFPGFEYVTSDLQQLLDDPEVHALDVCTPNFLHYEQGTKVLASKKPLYMEKPVAKDIHHAKELAEIAEASQIVNQSALMYRFLPAIAMARDLIASGKIGDIIHFRFALYHKGYLDSQRPMSWRLSQDKAGGGALVDLGIHMADSVRFLLGEPQKVMAQTDIYYKERYADASRTHKVPSEVDEWALLNLVMESGAKGTLEVSRITSDLKEDTIIEIYGSKGSIKIHSDDVDFPTVYLQDTGVMERGAVKAEGNFAKYHKTIYPSHKFDLGWMVNAHLASMKNFLNNVNAGKILHPETPTLKEAYLSQRIIALAYESVERDNSWISFDN; from the coding sequence ATGCAAAAAATCAATTTAGGGATAGTAGGATATGGAGGAATAGCAAAAATCCACGCTATCGGATTGTACGCCATGAAGACCATGTTTGAAGACATGGAATATTCCCCGGAGCTATACGCGGCAGTGAGCAGCAAAAAAGATCTAGGGTTTCCAGGTTTTGAATACGTAACATCAGATCTTCAACAGTTGTTGGATGATCCCGAGGTTCATGCACTGGATGTATGCACACCTAACTTTTTGCACTACGAGCAAGGAACTAAGGTTCTGGCGTCGAAAAAACCCCTGTATATGGAAAAGCCCGTTGCAAAAGACATACACCATGCCAAGGAGCTTGCTGAAATTGCCGAAGCGTCACAAATAGTCAATCAGAGCGCTCTCATGTATAGATTCCTTCCGGCTATCGCAATGGCAAGGGATTTAATTGCCTCCGGAAAAATCGGGGATATAATCCACTTCAGATTCGCTCTTTATCATAAAGGATATTTGGATTCCCAAAGACCAATGTCCTGGAGGCTCTCTCAAGACAAGGCAGGTGGCGGAGCCCTTGTGGATTTGGGGATTCATATGGCCGATTCGGTAAGGTTCCTGCTAGGGGAACCACAAAAGGTGATGGCCCAGACGGATATCTACTACAAGGAAAGATATGCAGATGCCTCACGGACCCACAAGGTGCCATCAGAGGTGGATGAATGGGCTCTTTTAAATCTGGTGATGGAAAGCGGGGCCAAGGGCACTTTGGAGGTGTCAAGGATTACCTCAGACCTTAAGGAAGATACAATTATAGAGATCTACGGAAGCAAGGGGAGCATCAAAATCCATTCCGACGATGTGGATTTCCCCACCGTTTATCTTCAAGATACAGGGGTGATGGAAAGGGGCGCAGTAAAAGCTGAAGGCAACTTTGCTAAATACCACAAGACTATATATCCAAGCCATAAATTCGACCTGGGTTGGATGGTAAATGCCCATTTGGCGTCCATGAAGAACTTTTTAAACAACGTAAATGCGGGTAAAATCCTCCATCCGGAAACTCCCACCCTTAAAGAGGCCTATCTGTCCCAGCGCATCATCGCCCTGGCCTATGAATCCGTTGAGAGGGATAACAGCTGGATCAGCTTCGATAATTAA